The Methanobrevibacter sp. genome contains a region encoding:
- a CDS encoding NCS2 family permease, which translates to MFNKLFKLDANKTDIKTEILAGITTFLAMSYILGVNPGLLSETGMPISGVFIVTAIASGIACIIMGLLANYPIGLAPGMGLNALFTYTIVLGMGLSWQAALAAVFLSSIIFLIITIIGIREAILNAIPKDLKLAIGSGIGFYLAFLGLANAGIVVADPSTIIGLGELSSSHILLAFFGIVITLILYVRKVPAAVFLGLLLTAIIGVVMSLLGYGSAEMVLPSMPTEWVSFNLDMSVLGGFMQGFNELFKDIPTLVIILFSMLFVTFFDTTGTLIPLAKECGYEKEDGTTEGINRAFISDALGGIIGAVMGSSTVTAYVESATGIGLGGRTGLTAITIGVLFLLSVFFAPTVLALFTPSVTTAALVTVGILMFVQIRDIDWDNLSIVAAVFITIIMMVLSYSISLGIAFGFITYTIVSVANGKAKELNPLVWVLFVVFLIYLFFGL; encoded by the coding sequence ATGTTTAATAAATTGTTTAAGCTAGATGCAAATAAGACTGACATTAAAACAGAGATTCTTGCAGGGATAACAACATTTCTTGCAATGTCTTACATATTAGGCGTAAACCCCGGATTGTTATCCGAAACTGGAATGCCAATTTCAGGAGTATTCATTGTGACTGCAATTGCGTCAGGTATTGCCTGTATAATAATGGGGCTTTTAGCCAACTATCCAATTGGTCTTGCTCCAGGAATGGGATTAAACGCATTATTCACCTATACTATTGTTTTGGGCATGGGTCTTTCATGGCAAGCTGCCCTTGCTGCAGTATTTCTGTCAAGTATAATATTTTTAATAATTACAATCATCGGAATAAGGGAAGCCATTTTGAATGCTATTCCTAAAGACTTGAAACTTGCAATCGGTTCAGGTATCGGATTTTACTTGGCATTCCTAGGTTTGGCCAATGCAGGAATCGTTGTAGCTGACCCTTCAACAATCATAGGGTTAGGCGAACTAAGTTCTTCTCATATCTTGCTTGCATTTTTCGGTATTGTAATCACTCTAATCTTATATGTACGTAAAGTTCCGGCAGCGGTGTTCTTAGGTTTGCTGTTAACTGCCATCATAGGAGTGGTCATGTCACTTCTCGGATACGGAAGCGCTGAAATGGTATTGCCAAGCATGCCAACAGAATGGGTGTCATTCAACCTTGACATGAGCGTATTGGGAGGATTCATGCAGGGATTCAATGAACTGTTCAAGGATATTCCAACTTTAGTCATAATCTTATTCTCCATGCTATTTGTTACATTCTTCGATACAACCGGAACATTGATCCCGCTTGCAAAAGAATGTGGATACGAAAAAGAGGACGGCACAACCGAAGGTATCAACAGAGCATTTATCAGTGACGCTTTAGGTGGAATTATAGGTGCAGTCATGGGATCAAGTACCGTAACTGCTTATGTGGAAAGTGCTACAGGTATCGGTCTTGGTGGAAGAACAGGACTTACCGCAATCACTATTGGAGTATTATTCCTACTTTCAGTATTCTTTGCTCCAACAGTTCTTGCATTATTTACTCCATCTGTAACTACAGCCGCATTGGTGACCGTAGGAATTCTGATGTTTGTCCAAATTAGAGATATCGACTGGGACAATCTATCTATTGTTGCAGCAGTATTCATAACCATAATTATGATGGTACTGTCCTATTCAATATCACTAGGTATTGCATTTGGATTTATCACATACACAATCGTCTCTGTAGCTAACGGAAAAGCAAAAGAATTGAACCCACTGGTTTGGGTATTGTTTGTAGTATTCCTTATCTACTTATTTTTCGGATTATAG
- a CDS encoding manganese efflux pump MntP family protein — MAFNLISTCLIAIALAMDAFSVSMTKGFTQKNLTSSQILYYGLFFGGFQAIMPIFGYFFGNIISSIIASLASFVGFLLLLGIGLNMIRESLKSDDDEITDEFSFKEVTLLAIATSIDAFAVGITIALIKDPIWISSAIIGIVALAFSIVGIFIGRKIGDYVGNRFQILGGVILILIGIKILLGL; from the coding sequence ATGGCATTTAATCTAATTTCTACTTGTTTAATTGCAATAGCTCTTGCTATGGATGCATTCAGCGTATCCATGACCAAAGGTTTCACGCAAAAAAATTTGACCAGTTCGCAGATTTTGTATTATGGCTTGTTTTTCGGAGGCTTTCAGGCAATAATGCCTATTTTCGGATACTTCTTCGGCAATATCATATCCTCCATAATAGCTTCTCTTGCTTCTTTTGTAGGATTTTTACTGCTCTTGGGCATTGGTCTTAACATGATACGTGAAAGCCTTAAAAGTGATGATGACGAAATCACTGATGAGTTTTCATTTAAGGAAGTCACTTTGCTTGCGATTGCAACCAGCATCGATGCCTTTGCCGTAGGAATTACAATCGCTTTAATAAAGGATCCCATCTGGATATCTTCAGCGATAATCGGGATAGTTGCATTAGCCTTCAGCATCGTTGGAATATTCATAGGCCGTAAAATCGGTGATTATGTCGGTAATAGGTTCCAGATACTTGGTGGTGTTATCCTTATTTTGATCGGAATAAAGATTCTTTTAGGATTATAG
- a CDS encoding tyrosine-type recombinase/integrase → MIEVDELTDYLDEYLEEKQEVKNLTQETVQKQTFNISKFIEYLESEGIDELNSSNVKKQLRHYRRYCLKQRGNKRTTVKTYMMNILEFINSEDVQEEIQHDPIKMKDIIEVKAEDPETAKKRIEKISLTWQQSDFFLDTIEQSGNKRDYAICRTFIDSGMRLKELVLLNKSDIQVPIDENGFYVLPNDTNEYIDVYLRAETTKGELKDRTTFITFDTLVSLNDMMHDRITKLRKNTNNVYRPVIQRNKAAEEKTREELFTNIKGNRIGKRGVQDIVKKYAHECDRRIESEGIDCPVDYGENVSVHILRHTALSHYAEILTVAEVQSIAGHSNSQTTDKYIHIDREQMKQKLKVNNMRFNS, encoded by the coding sequence ATGATAGAAGTAGATGAGCTAACCGATTATCTGGACGAGTATTTAGAAGAAAAGCAAGAGGTAAAAAACTTAACTCAAGAAACGGTGCAAAAGCAAACATTTAACATATCCAAATTCATAGAATATCTGGAATCTGAAGGAATAGATGAACTGAACAGCAGTAATGTAAAAAAGCAACTGCGTCACTATCGTAGGTACTGTCTAAAGCAGCGCGGAAATAAAAGGACTACTGTTAAAACATACATGATGAACATCCTGGAATTCATCAACTCAGAGGACGTTCAGGAAGAAATCCAGCACGATCCAATCAAGATGAAGGATATAATTGAAGTTAAAGCTGAAGACCCTGAAACCGCTAAAAAAAGAATTGAAAAGATAAGCCTGACATGGCAACAAAGCGACTTTTTTTTAGATACAATCGAACAAAGCGGTAACAAAAGAGATTACGCCATTTGCAGAACTTTCATTGATTCTGGCATGAGGCTAAAGGAACTGGTCTTATTAAATAAAAGCGATATTCAAGTTCCGATTGATGAAAATGGCTTTTATGTTCTTCCAAACGACACCAATGAATATATTGATGTATATCTACGTGCAGAGACCACTAAAGGGGAGCTAAAGGACCGTACGACATTCATTACCTTCGATACATTGGTAAGCTTGAATGATATGATGCATGACAGGATCACAAAACTCAGAAAAAACACCAATAATGTATATAGACCCGTAATCCAGAGAAACAAGGCTGCAGAGGAAAAAACTCGCGAAGAGCTATTCACAAACATTAAAGGAAACCGCATTGGAAAGCGTGGAGTCCAGGATATTGTTAAAAAGTATGCTCATGAATGTGACAGGAGAATAGAAAGCGAAGGAATTGATTGTCCTGTAGATTACGGTGAAAATGTAAGTGTCCATATCCTCAGACACACCGCATTATCCCATTATGCTGAAATCCTTACGGTTGCAGAGGTACAGTCCATTGCAGGTCATTCCAACTCACAGACAACAGACAAATACATCCACATTGACCGTGAGCAGATGAAGCAAAAATTAAAAGTTAACAATATGAGATTTAACAGCTGA
- a CDS encoding chitobiase/beta-hexosaminidase C-terminal domain-containing protein has translation MFNKKYFILILIFLSLLFSIASVSAENSVLTDNSNISITNDISSQPTLSFEEDTNQNANDSSDMNDTASATKNTSEKSKNSSAVIKKIPNVWINKMTIKSDKELVIKLKSDMKGTIYYTTNGKKPNVYSKKYTNPITLASNQILKFFAVSKDGSQSKVHTYKRILGKTSKGYVEKLYFGNLSSTKTISLIVGVHVQECGMHKAIYNSLIKNDNKLKRRYVLYYIHVLKDQRSYSKSRMNGQILGNKYIINDIGYEKPLITTDVHETNYKLSGYKYPRFIHMISNKNIKSVKISNDLHKKSSLYLQRLLKLTPHIKRFDPQLGSSPAYITVPIANKGLVSYIYETEGSYSKTVKQNYADKYIKALDKVNLSY, from the coding sequence TTGTTTAATAAAAAATATTTCATATTAATTTTAATATTCTTGTCTTTACTTTTTTCAATTGCATCAGTCAGTGCTGAAAATAGTGTTTTAACTGACAATTCGAATATCAGCATTACAAATGATATCAGTTCACAACCTACTCTTTCTTTTGAGGAGGACACTAATCAAAATGCTAATGATTCTTCAGATATGAATGATACTGCTTCAGCCACTAAAAATACTTCTGAAAAATCCAAAAATTCAAGTGCAGTCATCAAAAAAATCCCTAATGTATGGATAAATAAGATGACTATTAAATCTGACAAGGAATTAGTTATAAAACTTAAATCAGATATGAAAGGAACAATCTACTATACCACAAACGGTAAAAAACCAAATGTTTACAGCAAAAAATATACAAATCCTATAACTTTAGCATCAAATCAAATTTTAAAGTTTTTTGCTGTTTCTAAAGATGGAAGCCAATCAAAAGTTCATACATATAAAAGAATTTTAGGTAAAACTTCAAAAGGATATGTTGAAAAGCTCTACTTCGGCAATCTGTCTTCAACAAAAACCATATCATTAATTGTTGGAGTTCATGTTCAAGAATGCGGAATGCACAAGGCAATATATAACAGCCTGATTAAGAATGACAATAAATTAAAAAGAAGGTATGTGCTATATTACATTCATGTACTCAAAGACCAGAGAAGTTATTCAAAAAGCAGAATGAACGGCCAAATATTAGGAAACAAATACATAATAAATGATATAGGTTATGAAAAACCTTTAATAACAACAGATGTCCATGAAACAAACTATAAGCTTAGCGGATACAAATATCCTCGATTCATCCATATGATTTCTAATAAGAACATAAAAAGTGTCAAAATAAGTAATGATCTCCATAAGAAATCTTCTCTTTATTTACAAAGGCTGCTAAAATTGACACCTCATATTAAAAGATTTGATCCGCAGTTAGGTTCAAGTCCTGCTTATATAACTGTACCTATTGCAAATAAGGGTTTAGTTTCTTATATCTATGAAACAGAGGGTAGTTACTCAAAAACCGTTAAACAGAATTATGCAGACAAATATATTAAAGCTTTGGATAAAGTCAATTTATCCTATTAG